Proteins found in one Deltaproteobacteria bacterium IMCC39524 genomic segment:
- a CDS encoding heterodisulfide reductase-related iron-sulfur binding cluster: MEFTREIYWNVGYGAGTLVPMYALTLLAIAVFVWGFLQRIKVYRLGKPLNRSDNSGARIVGLLKDVLLQTKVMTVRGPGIAHGLFFWGFFLLFIGTCLIFLQADFTDLFFDIKFLKGTFYLYFSLVLDLAGLVAVVMLAGLFVRRYLVRPEGLETTKNDAIMHGLLFAILLTGFFIEGARMAVTELGSPLASWSPVGLVFARGMVFLGEESLKSLHVGLWWFHMVLVAGFILLVPFTKFRHILTTSANYFFVDQGPKGKLTTLDLEDEAVETFGVTQVSEMTWKDIFDTDACTQCKRCQDRCPAHMTDKPLSPMKVVNQIGEVSFNSPGDNLVETVSRDALWSCTTCLACQEICPASIEHVNKIVDMRRNMVLMEGEFPGEEVMAAAEHVEVNGNPLGLGYASRGDWAEAVGVKELANDPDVDILYFVGCYASFDKRNIKIATSFVKLCQAAGLKVGILGKEEKCCGEPVRKIGNEYLYQSLAAENIELIKSYNVKKIVTTCPHCFNTLNKDYRDLGFSLPVEHYTVFLEKLVSKGRLKLRKDSFDCTYHDSCYLGRHNDIYEQPRVLLDVAGARVVEMDQSQSEGFCCGAGGGRILAEENLGERINNKRVGMAAETGANMLVSNCPFCLTMFEDGIKGLGMEESIVSKDIAEVLVERLS; encoded by the coding sequence ATGGAATTTACGCGTGAAATTTATTGGAATGTTGGTTATGGAGCGGGGACATTAGTCCCTATGTACGCCTTGACTCTGCTTGCGATAGCGGTCTTTGTCTGGGGTTTTCTCCAGAGAATTAAGGTCTATCGTCTCGGCAAACCGTTAAATCGCTCTGATAACAGTGGGGCCCGGATTGTCGGCTTGTTAAAAGATGTCTTGCTGCAGACCAAGGTTATGACCGTTCGCGGCCCAGGCATTGCCCATGGTCTTTTCTTCTGGGGTTTCTTCCTGCTGTTCATAGGGACTTGTCTGATTTTCCTGCAAGCGGATTTCACAGATTTGTTCTTTGATATTAAGTTCCTGAAAGGCACTTTCTATCTCTATTTTTCTCTGGTCCTCGACCTGGCCGGCCTGGTGGCTGTTGTAATGCTGGCCGGTTTGTTTGTGCGCCGTTACCTGGTGCGTCCTGAGGGGCTTGAAACCACAAAAAACGATGCCATTATGCATGGCCTGCTTTTCGCCATTTTGCTCACTGGCTTCTTTATTGAAGGGGCCAGGATGGCCGTAACAGAATTGGGCTCTCCCCTGGCGAGTTGGTCTCCGGTCGGTCTGGTTTTTGCCCGGGGCATGGTGTTTTTGGGTGAGGAGTCTTTAAAGAGCCTGCATGTCGGTTTATGGTGGTTTCATATGGTCCTGGTGGCCGGCTTCATCTTGCTGGTGCCGTTTACCAAGTTCCGCCATATCCTGACCACAAGTGCCAACTATTTCTTTGTTGATCAGGGCCCTAAAGGTAAGCTGACGACGCTCGACTTGGAAGATGAAGCCGTTGAGACCTTTGGTGTGACTCAAGTCTCTGAAATGACCTGGAAGGACATCTTCGATACCGACGCCTGTACACAGTGCAAACGTTGCCAGGACCGGTGCCCGGCACATATGACAGATAAACCGCTCTCACCGATGAAAGTCGTCAACCAGATTGGTGAGGTCTCTTTCAATAGCCCTGGGGACAATCTTGTCGAAACGGTGTCCAGGGATGCTCTGTGGTCCTGTACAACATGTCTGGCCTGTCAGGAGATCTGTCCTGCGTCGATTGAGCACGTCAACAAGATTGTCGATATGCGACGCAATATGGTTCTGATGGAAGGCGAGTTCCCGGGCGAAGAAGTTATGGCTGCTGCCGAGCATGTTGAAGTCAATGGCAACCCGCTTGGCCTCGGTTATGCGTCACGTGGTGATTGGGCGGAGGCGGTAGGCGTTAAGGAACTGGCCAATGACCCTGATGTCGACATCCTCTATTTTGTTGGCTGTTACGCCTCCTTTGACAAGCGCAACATCAAGATTGCCACCAGCTTTGTTAAACTTTGCCAGGCTGCTGGCCTCAAGGTCGGTATCCTCGGTAAAGAGGAGAAATGCTGCGGCGAACCGGTCAGAAAGATAGGTAACGAATACCTCTACCAGTCCCTGGCTGCCGAGAATATTGAGCTGATCAAAAGTTACAACGTGAAGAAGATCGTAACCACCTGCCCACACTGTTTCAATACCCTGAATAAAGATTACCGTGACCTCGGCTTCTCTTTGCCGGTCGAACACTACACGGTCTTCCTGGAAAAGCTGGTGTCCAAAGGACGCCTGAAGCTCCGTAAAGACAGTTTTGACTGTACTTATCACGACTCCTGTTACCTGGGGCGCCATAACGATATCTACGAGCAACCGCGCGTTCTGCTTGATGTTGCCGGAGCCAGGGTTGTCGAAATGGACCAGAGTCAGAGCGAAGGTTTCTGCTGCGGTGCGGGCGGCGGTCGCATCCTGGCCGAAGAGAACCTTGGTGAACGGATCAATAACAAACGTGTCGGCATGGCGGCTGAGACAGGTGCCAACATGTTGGTTTCAAATTGCCCCTTCTGCCTGACCATGTTTGAGGATGGGATTAAAGGCCTGGGGATGGAAGAAAGCATAGTTTCTAAAGATATCGCTGAGGTTCTGGTAGAAAGATTGTCTTAG